The following DNA comes from Streptomyces sp. NBC_00690.
TTGGCGAGTTGGCGGATGAGGTCGTGGGCGTCGCGGTGGCTCACGGCGTGGGGGTCGAGCGTGCGGGCGTTGTTGAGATGGGTGGCGTTTCGGGGCGACGCGCCGTTCACCCGAACGGGCTAGCATGCACGTCAGGTTCGGTTCAGTCCCCCACTCGGCCGGTGTCGTACGCCCACATCGCGATCTCGACCCTGTTTCGGGCGCCGATTTTGGTCAGCAGGCTGGCGACGTGGGTTTTGGCGGTCGTCAAGCCGATGAAGAGCTCGGCGGCGATCTCGGCGTTCGTGCGGCCACGGGCGACCAGCGTCAGTACCTCCTCCTCGCGTTCGGTGAGCGGCTCGATCGGTTGGGTCCGTCGGCTCGACGGTTCCCTGGCGGCGAGGGTGGCTAGCAGCCGCCGGGTGATGTTCGGCGCGATCAGGGCATCGCCGACGGCGGCGGCATGGACGGCCTGGACGAGCAGCTGTGGCCCGGCGTCCTTCAGCAGAAAGCCTCGGGCGCCGGCCCGGAGCGCGCCGTGGACGTACTCGTCGAGGTCGAATGTCGTGATCACCACTACCGCGATCGGGTCTGGGACGCCCCGCCCTGCGAGGAGCTCGGTCACCTCGATGCCGTTGAGCCCGGGCATCTGGATGTCGACCAGGCACACGTCGGGGCGGAGCCGATGCGCCAGCTCGACGGTGGCGTGGCCGTCGGCGGCCTGGCCGACGACCTCGATGTCGGGCTGCGCGTCAAGGATCATCGACAGGCCGGTGCGCACCAGATCTTGGTCGTCGGCCACCAGAACGCGCACCGTCATCGGCGCACCTTCGTCGGCAGTTCGGCGTCGACCGTCCACCCGCCTTCAGGCGCAGGCCCGGCCCGCAGTGTGCCGCCGAGCAGTTGCACGCGTTCGGTCATCCCCAGCAGCCCGAAGCCGTGGTTCACCGACCGTGCCGGGTCGATCTGTCCGTCGTCGGTCACGCGTAGTCGCAACCTTCCCGCGCCCTCTACGACCCGGATCTCCACACGCGAGGCGTTGCGGGCGTGCCGCAGGGCGTTGGTCAGCGCCTCTTGCGCCAGCCGGTAGACCGCCGTGTCGACCTGGAGCGGAAGCTCGCCCAGGTCATCTGGCAACTCTACATCGACGACCGGGACCGGGTCGCGGCGAGCGAGGGACACCAGGTCGGCAACGCCGGGCTGGGGGGCGTACTCCGCCGGCGCGCCGGCGCGCAGCACCCGGACCATCGCCCGCATCTCCGCGAGCGTCCGCGACGCTTCCCCTTCGATGACCGCCAGCGCATCGAGCGCCGCTTCAGGTCGCTGCCCGGCCATCGCCCGGCCCGCCTGCGCCTGCACAGCGATCGCCGAGATGTGGTGGGCGACCATGTCGTGCAGCTCGCGCGCGAGGCCGATCCGCTCCTGGCTGCGGATCTGGTCCAACGCCCGGCGCCAACTCTCGGCGCGGTAGCGGAACGCCGCTCCGCCTGCTGCCGCCGCCGCCAAGACGGCGAACCCGCCGAAGAGCTCGGCCGGCCCGGTGTAGTCGGTCGCACTGCTGAACACCGCAGCGACCGCGACCACCGCCAGCCCGATCACGATCTCGCGCCCTGAGCCCCAGCGGACCAGCGCGTAGACGAGCACCAGGAGGTAGATCATCGTGTTCAGGCCCACGCCCGGGATCCCGCCCAGCAGGCTCGCCAGTCCCAACGCCATGCCGGTGCCGAAGCCCACCACAACGCAGACCAACGGGTGGGTACGCCGCCACAGCAGCACCGGCGCAAGTCCGACCGCCACGATCGTCGCGAACGGCCGCCAGGCGACGTCGTCCCGGAGGACTCCCTCAAGCAGCGCCGTCACCATCAGCACCCCGACCAGCACCCAGTCGCGCGCCACCCGTTCGGGAGCGTCCGTGGCGCGGGGCTCGGCCCACAGTGCGTTGGTAGTCACACACCTAGCTTAGGGACCGCCGAGGCGTCGGGGACCGACCGAAAGAACGAGATGCCGCTCCTCCCAACGGCCGAGCCGGGTCCGGCCTCGACGCCGATGTGCCCGCCCGCGGGGCCCAGCGATCGTGGACCTACCGACCCTCACTACAACAACGGAGCCCATCATGAGGACACATCAACCCACCACACTGGACGACCAGCGGATCTCGGTGAGAGCCAAGCTCGCCGCAGCGTGGACAAGCTTCATGTTCCTGTACGTCTACGTGGACATTCTCGCCTTGTTCAAGCCCGGCGTCATCGATGACATCCTGGTCGGCGTCGTCTGGGAGTTCGACATCAGCCAGACGTTGTTGACCACCTTCCTCGCGCTCATGGCGATCCCGATCCTCATGGTCGTCCTGTCGATGACGCTGCCCGCCCGGGCGAACCGCATCACGAACCTCATCGTGGCCTCGATACAGATCCCCTTCGCGGCATTCAACGCGGTGGGCGAGTCCTGGACGTACTTCTACGGCCTTGGCGTCGCGCTGGAAGTGGTCGTTCTCGCCCTCATCCTGCGGTACGCCTGGACCTGGCCCAGCACCACCCCGTCGGCGACCATGGCGACCAGCCCGGGCCGTGAAACCACTCGCGCCCAGCAGCAAGCGTGAACCCAAGAGCAGTCCCCGTCCTGTTCGAAGCCATCTGCCTCGGTGCCGCGGTGTGGGTCTCCTGGCGATGGGGCACGAACGACCACTGGGACGTCGCGTAGGGGCCTTCCAAGGCCCCTACCGGCAGGTCAGGCCATCGGATGCGCAACACAGGCCCACCGCATCGTCGACACCGACCCCAAGCGCGGCAACGTCTCGTCCGCGCCACGGGCACCCGCCGCAGAAGGAACTTGGCCTGGGCCCCGTCGGGGCGGTGCAATGGTGGAGTCGGGTATTGGAACTGTCCCGAATGCCTCAGCCATTGCGAACCGCGGCGCTGCCGGTCATGGACAGGGTCTCGGCGTGGAGTTGCTCGTGGAAAAGATCCCGGTTCTCCTGGTAGTGCCGTGACTCGTGATCAATCATGGCTTCGTCGGTGTGTCCTGGGCCGGGCAGCGTCACAGTCTGCGGACGCCCTGGGCCGAGCCATCCTCGTATTTCCTTCCAGCGTGAGGGTGCGAACGGGAGCGAGTGGTGCAGCAGCACGAGATCAAGCTGCCGTGTGCCATCTTCTGGCAGCGCACGGGAGGTCCACGGCGCATCAGGCTGGTCGCTCGGCTCGACCGGAGTCGTGGAACGATGCCTTTGTGGAGAGTCCCGGTCTTTCAGCGCGTCGTCGCATGCTGATCGAAGCGGTTCTCGTGGTCGCGGCGCCTGCTTCGGATCAGTTGGCTTGGCTGGACAAGTACGACGTGCCGCCGGACGAGATCGCCTTGGGTTTCGATGATGCCTTCCGCCTCGTTGGGCGACTGGTCGATGAGGAGCAGCTCAGTCGTCATGTGCTGCCCATGCTGCAGATGATCGACGAGGTCTTCAGCGAGATGTCCCAGGACACCGACGTGGATCGGTGGACGAGGGAGGCATTGTGCACCGACGCCGGGTGGGGACGCGCCCGGCAGTCGGCGCGAGAAGCCCTCACCGCGGAAGGCGAAGAGGCGTCACCGCTGCCAGGCATCTGCATCGTTCGATGAGTCCCCACTTGCCGCTCGCCGAGGTGACGGTGGCCGACCCGGCCCGCGCTCCAGGCTGCGGTCTCGCGCTCGATGGCGGCGAGACCGCGCACAACCGCGCCGTACTGGGCGAACGGGCGTAGATGAAGGCCCTTGATCGTGGCGCCGTCCCGGGTGTGGGCACGGTACCTGCCGACCGTCAGAGAAGCGGGCCCCGTCAGCGCTCGGCCGGGTTGGTGGCAATGACGCTGTACGGGTACGGGAGGGTCTGGTCGCCGGCCTCGGTGAGGAGGGCAGCATCGGCCGGGTCGAGGTCGACACCTGCTGCCCCGAGCAGGTTGTCGAGTTGGTCGAGGGTGCGGGCTCCGACGATGGGGGCGGTGACGGTGGGGCGGCCGCCGAGCCAGGCGACGGCGACCTGTGCGGGGGTCAGCCCGACGCGGTCGGACACATCGAACAGGGCATCCAGGACGCGCCAGGTGCGCTCGTCCTGGTAGGCGCTCCAGGACTCACCCCAGCCGAGCCGTTCGGCGGTCTCCACTCGGCTGCCGACGGGCGGGGCGGTGGCGCCGCGCCGGATCGAGCCGCTGAGCCAGCCGCCCCGCAGCGGGCTCCACGGGATGACTCCGAGACCTTCGTGGCGGGCGACCTCGATCAGTTCCCACTCGGTGGAACGGTCCAGCAGGTTGTACAGCGGCTGGAGGGCGACGAATCGCTCCCAGCCGTGCTGGCGGCTGAGGTCCAGGGCCTTCTGGAGTTGCCAACCGGTGAAGTTGCTGGCCCCCAGGTAGCGGACCTTGCCGGACTTCACCAGGGTGTCCAGGGTGGAGAGCGTCTCCTCCAACGGAGTGGCGGGGTCCCACGCGTGCACCTGGTACAGGTCGATGTGGTCGGTGCCGAGCCTGCGGAGGCTGGCCTCCACCCCGGCGATCAGGTGGTTGCGGCCCAGGCCCCGATCGTTGGGGCTGTCTCCGGTGCCGTACCGGACCTTGGTGGCTATCACCAGGTCATCACGGCGGCGCTGCTTGAGCCACCGGCCGAGGATCTCCTCAGAGGCGCCTGCCGAGTAGATGTCGGCGGTGTCGATGAAGTTGCCGCCCGCCTCGGTGAAGCGGTCCAGGATGGCGTGGGACTCCGGTTCGGCGCTCTCGCGCCCGAACGTCATGGTGCCCAGGCAGAGTTCGCTGACCGCCAGGCCGGTCGATCCCAGGAAGCGGTGACGCATCGTCAGTCCTCTCGGTAGTTCGTTGCTGCGGTGCAATGCTGGTCGGCGGCACCCAAAGGCCCTCGCGGACGGGGCCGGATCAGCGAGACGGCCGGAATGCACCGTCCAGGGTGACGGTCACCTCCTGCACACGGTGGTCGGACAGGTCCCCAGGGTCGCGGAACCGGTAGGTGTGTACCCGCGCACCAGGTGTGGTCAGTACCCAGTCCAGCCGCCACCACTGCACGCCGGGGCGCAGCCGCCACGATGCAGGATACAGCTGGCCTGTCATATGCACGGTGTCCCGGCCGAGTTGAGCGATCTTGCGGGCTTCCCCCATGGCCGGAGTCGTGTTGAAGTCGCCGGCGATCAGGGCCGGGTGCGGACAGTCGGCGACATCCGTTGTCAGTCCCCGGTACTCGCGCTCACGGTCGGCGGCCCGGGTGCGCACCGCCCGGTAGAACTCGACCCGCAGCGGGCTGATCAGCCACAACTGAACGGGGATGTGCACGTTGAAGGTGGTGAACACTCCCCCGTCCGGCAGCCGCAGGTCGACTCGTAGGGTGCGTCGGGCGGCGGTCTCCACGACGTCGACCACCGGCAGCCGGGACATGGTGACCAGCCCCCGGGCGGTGACGATCCCGTACTCGGGGAAGGTGGCGCGGAGCAGGTCCTCCTCGTCGATGAGCGTGTAGGTGCCGTCGAATTGGTCGTGGTGGTACTCCTGCAACAGATAGACATCGGCGTCGAGTTGCCGCAGGTAGGGGTAGAACAGCTCCGGGTCGGTTCGCTGGCACCAGTGCTGGGTGTTCCAGGAGACCAGTCTCAGCGCGCCCTCGGGCGGGGCGGGCCCTCGCCGCAGCCGGGGCCGTTGTAGCCCGCTGCGGCCCGCACCCGTGATCAGGGCTCCGGCGGCCAGTGCGGCGGCGGCCAGGCCCGCTGGCCCACCGGCTCCGAGGCCGAGCGCGCCGAGGAGGACGGGCACGGCCACGAAGAGTGGCGGCGGGGCCAGCGAGGGCAGTAGCCAGCCCCACCACCGCCCGCTGAGCAGCTGGTCGGCCAGGAGGTAGCCGGTCCACAGGGCGGCTGCCCCGAGGGCGAGCGGGCCGATCGTCATGCAGTCACCCGGCCGGTGACACCAAGCTTCCTCAGGAGCGCGTCGTAGCTGTCCAGGCAGCCGTCGGTGCCGTACCGGGCCCGGGTGGCCCGACCGCCCTCGGTCCGCTGCTGCGGTGACAGGGCGGCGGCCTCCAGCAGGGCTGCGGCGAGGGCGCCGGGGTCACCGGGCGGGAAGAGCCGACCGAAGCCGGTGCTGGTGATCGGTACCCGCATGCCGGGAGCGTCGCTGGCGACCGAGGGGACGCCCATCATCATCGCCTCGGTCTGCGAGATGCCGAAGGACTCCTCGGCCACCGACGGCAGCGCGAAGACGTCCAACGATGCGTAGAACTCGGCTATGCGGTGCTCGGCGAGAAATCCGGTGAAGCGAATCCGTGGATCGTCCGCGGAGCGCGCGCGCAACGCACCGACCACGCTGCCGCCGGCGACCTTGGAGTAGTCCCCCGCGATCAACAGCCGGGCGTCGGGGTCCTCGATGGTGCGGAAGGCGTCGACTAGGTGGTGCAGGCCCTTTTCGGGGGCGATCCGTCCGAGGAACCCGAAGTGCGGGCCCGGCCCTTCCCGGAAGGAGGCGATGGCCGGCCCCCGCTCCCGGCAGGGCGGGGCGATCACCGCGAGCCGATCGCGCATGAGCGGCCAGTGGCGGGAGTGCTCGGCGTGGTCGACGTTGTTGACCACGACGGCCGCGGAGCGACGCAGCGCGGTGGCCACCGAGGCGTCCACGACCGGGACTTGGAGTCCGGCGAAGCGACCTGGTGGCAACCAGACGTCGTCGTGGTGGGTGGCGACCACCGGGGTACGCCCCGTCAGGAGGGCCAGCGGGCCCGCCTCCAGCATCGGCAGGTGGATGTTGACCACCCGGGAGGCGCGGGCCAGCCGGGCGGCCAGAGGGAGGAAGCCGGGGCTGAGCACCCCTCGCCCGATCCGGGCGGCGACGGGAGCACGGAACACGTCCACCCCGTTGACGCACTCCCGTACGGGCGAGGACGGGTCGTGTTGGGATGCGACGACCGCGACGCGCCGGCCACGTGCCGCCAGCCCATCCGCGACCGTCCGGGCGACCTCGGTCAGCCCGCTGGTGTACGGCAGGTAGTAGGTGAGGACAACGGTCAGGTCGTAGCGGTAGGGGCGCGAAGTCCGAACAGTGATCATGGCTGGGCCTTCGGGTCTTCCGGTGCCGGGCGGCCGTTGTCCGCCTGGGCGGACGGTGGCGGCAGGGAGAGTCGGAGCTGGATCAGACGGTGGGTGGAGAGCCCCGCTGGCGGGTCGTCCAGCGATTGGCGGTGGATATCGATGCCCGGGGAGGCGAAGGTCCAGTCGAGCCGCCACAGGGCGGCGGGACCGGCGGGGAAGGTCGCCGGGTAGGGGTCGGTGCCGGATTCGGCGGTGTCACGCAGGCCCCGGAACCAGCGCAGGTCTTCGCTGCCCGGCAGCACGTTGAGATCGCCGCCGAGCACCACCGGGTGAGTGTTGGCATCCAGATCAGCACGGAGTTCGCGCAGGTGGAGCAGGCGGCGATGGGCGTGCTCGCCGACCGCGTGGTAGTAGGCAGGGGTCAGCGGGTTGCGGTCGACGTTGAGCAGGTCGGGCAGATGGGTGTTGTAGAGGGACAGGGTGCGTCCGCCGATGCGGACATCGGTGCGCAGCGCTCGGACGTCCCAGTAGTCGGGCCAGTCGGTGTCGGGGGCGGGCAGCCCGGCCGGGCGCAGCGCACGGGTCAGTGTGACGGGATGGCGGGAGAGGGTGATGAACCCTCCCTCGGTCGCGATCCGGTAGCCGGGGAAGGCGGCCTTGATCCGGGCGAGGTCGTTGATCGGGACGGGACGGTCGCCGCGCGCGTTCTGGTACTCCTGGAGCAGGTAGACGTCGGCTTCGTATCCGCGGAGGTAGGTGTAGAAGCGTTCGGGGTCGCTGTCCTGGTGCCAGAAGAAGGTGTTCCAACTGACCACGCGCAGCGCGTCGGTGGGCACCGGGGGTCGGTCGCGCAGGAGGGCGCCGGGGTGGATGCCTGCCTGTCCGGCGCCCAGTACCAAGGCGAGGACGAGCAGCAGCAGGGTAGGGCGGCGGCGCCTGCGGAGCAGGGCGGCGGGTATCAGGAGGATGAGGGGTAGGGCGAGGTAGGCGAGCGGCGGTGCGAGGTCGATGCCGTTCCAGAGCCACCACCGACCGCTGAACACGGTACGCAGCACGGTGTTCAGCGCCCAGAGTGCGGCGAGTGCGAACAGGAGGGTGGTGGCGACCCGGGTCCGGCGTGACGGGGCGGCGGGGTGTGCGGTGAGCGGTGCGATGGCCGGTGCGGACAACGGGCCGGGTTCGGGCGCCGGTCTGCCGACATCGGCTGGTGCACTCACGACGGCGCCCCGGCAGGCCGCGCGGCACCCTTCGGTAGCGGCGGCTCGTACAGTCGCCGAAAACGCCCGGAGGTGAGCCACTGCACCACACCAATGCCGGCGCCGAGTGCGATGGCGGCGTTGACGATGAAGTGCGCCAGGGCGAAGTAGGCGGTGAATCCGTAGCCTCGGCGCCGCAGTACGAAGGCGTAGAGATGGCTGTCGGCGAGAGCCGAGCCCAGGGCCAGCCCGGCCGGCAGCAGGAGCCAGGTGGTGCCGAGGAGTCCGATGGGCACGGTGGCCAGGGCCAGCAGCGCTGCGACGCTGGCTCCGGCGCGCGGTCCGGTGGCGATGCCACCGGGTAGGTCTCGTCGGCGGACGTAGAGCGGGATGTGCAGCCGAGTGCGGTGGAAGACCTTGCGCAGCACCACCCGCCAGGTGTCGTCGTGGTCGTGGCGTCCGCGCACGGTGGTGGAGCTGTGTACCTCGTAGCGGCAGCAGATCCGGGCGGCGTAGTCGCCGTCCTCGGTGTGGCGCAGCTTGGGGTTGAACGGTCCGATCTCGGCGAAGACTGCGGCTGGCATCGCGCAGATGGCGGTGTGCAGGGTGCCGATCCTGCCTTCGTGCTCGGCGAGCCAGTAGTACTGGTGCAGACAGCGGTACTCCTCAATGAGGCTGTCGCGGATCAGTGGTTCTGCGTCGTAGGTCCCGCAGA
Coding sequences within:
- a CDS encoding sensor histidine kinase, with protein sequence MTTNALWAEPRATDAPERVARDWVLVGVLMVTALLEGVLRDDVAWRPFATIVAVGLAPVLLWRRTHPLVCVVVGFGTGMALGLASLLGGIPGVGLNTMIYLLVLVYALVRWGSGREIVIGLAVVAVAAVFSSATDYTGPAELFGGFAVLAAAAAGGAAFRYRAESWRRALDQIRSQERIGLARELHDMVAHHISAIAVQAQAGRAMAGQRPEAALDALAVIEGEASRTLAEMRAMVRVLRAGAPAEYAPQPGVADLVSLARRDPVPVVDVELPDDLGELPLQVDTAVYRLAQEALTNALRHARNASRVEIRVVEGAGRLRLRVTDDGQIDPARSVNHGFGLLGMTERVQLLGGTLRAGPAPEGGWTVDAELPTKVRR
- a CDS encoding DUF6326 family protein encodes the protein MRTHQPTTLDDQRISVRAKLAAAWTSFMFLYVYVDILALFKPGVIDDILVGVVWEFDISQTLLTTFLALMAIPILMVVLSMTLPARANRITNLIVASIQIPFAAFNAVGESWTYFYGLGVALEVVVLALILRYAWTWPSTTPSATMATSPGRETTRAQQQA
- a CDS encoding response regulator transcription factor, with the translated sequence MTVRVLVADDQDLVRTGLSMILDAQPDIEVVGQAADGHATVELAHRLRPDVCLVDIQMPGLNGIEVTELLAGRGVPDPIAVVVITTFDLDEYVHGALRAGARGFLLKDAGPQLLVQAVHAAAVGDALIAPNITRRLLATLAAREPSSRRTQPIEPLTEREEEVLTLVARGRTNAEIAAELFIGLTTAKTHVASLLTKIGARNRVEIAMWAYDTGRVGD
- a CDS encoding endonuclease/exonuclease/phosphatase family protein; amino-acid sequence: MSAPADVGRPAPEPGPLSAPAIAPLTAHPAAPSRRTRVATTLLFALAALWALNTVLRTVFSGRWWLWNGIDLAPPLAYLALPLILLIPAALLRRRRRPTLLLLVLALVLGAGQAGIHPGALLRDRPPVPTDALRVVSWNTFFWHQDSDPERFYTYLRGYEADVYLLQEYQNARGDRPVPINDLARIKAAFPGYRIATEGGFITLSRHPVTLTRALRPAGLPAPDTDWPDYWDVRALRTDVRIGGRTLSLYNTHLPDLLNVDRNPLTPAYYHAVGEHAHRRLLHLRELRADLDANTHPVVLGGDLNVLPGSEDLRWFRGLRDTAESGTDPYPATFPAGPAALWRLDWTFASPGIDIHRQSLDDPPAGLSTHRLIQLRLSLPPPSAQADNGRPAPEDPKAQP
- a CDS encoding glycosyltransferase family 4 protein, with the protein product MITVRTSRPYRYDLTVVLTYYLPYTSGLTEVARTVADGLAARGRRVAVVASQHDPSSPVRECVNGVDVFRAPVAARIGRGVLSPGFLPLAARLARASRVVNIHLPMLEAGPLALLTGRTPVVATHHDDVWLPPGRFAGLQVPVVDASVATALRRSAAVVVNNVDHAEHSRHWPLMRDRLAVIAPPCRERGPAIASFREGPGPHFGFLGRIAPEKGLHHLVDAFRTIEDPDARLLIAGDYSKVAGGSVVGALRARSADDPRIRFTGFLAEHRIAEFYASLDVFALPSVAEESFGISQTEAMMMGVPSVASDAPGMRVPITSTGFGRLFPPGDPGALAAALLEAAALSPQQRTEGGRATRARYGTDGCLDSYDALLRKLGVTGRVTA
- a CDS encoding aldo/keto reductase, which encodes MRHRFLGSTGLAVSELCLGTMTFGRESAEPESHAILDRFTEAGGNFIDTADIYSAGASEEILGRWLKQRRRDDLVIATKVRYGTGDSPNDRGLGRNHLIAGVEASLRRLGTDHIDLYQVHAWDPATPLEETLSTLDTLVKSGKVRYLGASNFTGWQLQKALDLSRQHGWERFVALQPLYNLLDRSTEWELIEVARHEGLGVIPWSPLRGGWLSGSIRRGATAPPVGSRVETAERLGWGESWSAYQDERTWRVLDALFDVSDRVGLTPAQVAVAWLGGRPTVTAPIVGARTLDQLDNLLGAAGVDLDPADAALLTEAGDQTLPYPYSVIATNPAER
- a CDS encoding endonuclease/exonuclease/phosphatase family protein, with protein sequence MTIGPLALGAAALWTGYLLADQLLSGRWWGWLLPSLAPPPLFVAVPVLLGALGLGAGGPAGLAAAALAAGALITGAGRSGLQRPRLRRGPAPPEGALRLVSWNTQHWCQRTDPELFYPYLRQLDADVYLLQEYHHDQFDGTYTLIDEEDLLRATFPEYGIVTARGLVTMSRLPVVDVVETAARRTLRVDLRLPDGGVFTTFNVHIPVQLWLISPLRVEFYRAVRTRAADREREYRGLTTDVADCPHPALIAGDFNTTPAMGEARKIAQLGRDTVHMTGQLYPASWRLRPGVQWWRLDWVLTTPGARVHTYRFRDPGDLSDHRVQEVTVTLDGAFRPSR
- a CDS encoding glycosyltransferase family 2 protein, whose product is MTRPTTNPLVSVVIPNYNYGRALELCLRAAQAQTYRPLEILLVDDCSTDDSVAVAQSLGVRVVSTGVNSGVAVTRNTGAAHAAGEIVVFVDSDVAMEPDAVANAVAMLRANPRIGAVCGTYDAEPLIRDSLIEEYRCLHQYYWLAEHEGRIGTLHTAICAMPAAVFAEIGPFNPKLRHTEDGDYAARICCRYEVHSSTTVRGRHDHDDTWRVVLRKVFHRTRLHIPLYVRRRDLPGGIATGPRAGASVAALLALATVPIGLLGTTWLLLPAGLALGSALADSHLYAFVLRRRGYGFTAYFALAHFIVNAAIALGAGIGVVQWLTSGRFRRLYEPPLPKGAARPAGAPS